From Rutidosis leptorrhynchoides isolate AG116_Rl617_1_P2 chromosome 3, CSIRO_AGI_Rlap_v1, whole genome shotgun sequence, a single genomic window includes:
- the LOC139896011 gene encoding uncharacterized protein yields MAISSLFLFPSQTSLFVTLMSIINMLSLITAGYMELSGKNKQYAKFFDANISTNSRDDADTKLSSRNGMLVFYTPSFLIALVSFIVFTRQDLRFSMIVYVLIIHFLKRILEVLFVHNFSGSMMLDAAKTIGLSYSISTATMIYAQYLCQECPDQPYVDLKYIGLGLFLIGVTGNFYHHNILSNLRKKGSKDYKIPKGGLFELVICPHYFFEIVEFIGVFCISQTTFTLCFTVGTMFLLIGRSHATRKWYVTKFGSKFSKDVKAIIPYVF; encoded by the exons ATGGCAATTTCTTCGTTGTTCTTATTTCCATCACAAACTTCTTTATTCGTCACACTAATGTCGATCATAAACATGTTGTCTCTTATTACTGCCGGATACATGGAATTGAGTGGCAAAAATAAGCAGTATGCAAAGTTTTTCGACGCCAACATTTCAACAAATTCTAGAGATGATGCCGACACTAAGTTGTCTAGTAGAAATGGTATGCTCGTATTTTATACCCCATCGTTCCTCATCGCTCTTGTTTCATTCATCGTTTTTACCCGTCAAGATCTTCGATTCAGTATGATCGTCTATGTTCTAATTATTCATTTCTTAAAGCGGATACTTGAG GTTCTGTTTGTTCACAATTTTAGTGGTTCCATGATGCTTGATGCTGCAAAAACTATCGGTTTAAGCTACTCTATATCGACGGCTACCATGATTTACGCACAATATTTATGTCAAGAATGTCCCGATCAGCCTTATGTGGATCTTAAATATATTGGACTTGGCCTGTTTTTAATAGGAGTAACGGGGAACTTTTACCATCATAACATTCTATCTAATTTAAGGAAGAAAGGCAGCAAAGACTATAAAATCCCGAAAGGAGGATTATTCGAGTTGGTTATATGCCCACATTATTTCTTCGAGATCGTTGAGTTCATAGGAGTTTTTTGTATCTCTCAAACAACGTTTACACTATGTTTCACTGTCGGCACGATGTTCCTCTTGATAGGTCGGAGCCATGCCACGAGAAAATGGTACGTTACGAAGTTTGGAAGTAAGTTTAGCAAGGATGTTAAAGCTATAATTCCGTATGTATTTTAG